From one Neovison vison isolate M4711 chromosome 1, ASM_NN_V1, whole genome shotgun sequence genomic stretch:
- the LOC122891419 gene encoding F-box/LRR-repeat protein 21 isoform X1 codes for MKRNNLSLVNKIVLSSPAVKQPKVGFFSSLNHTHMHTVLLDWGSLPHYVVLRIFQYLPLIDRARASSVCRKWNEVFHIPDLWRKFEFELNQSATSYFKSTHPDLIQQIIKKHAAHLQYVSFKVDSSTESAEAACDILSQLVNCSIQTLGLISTAKPSFMNVSKSHFVSALTVVFVNSKSLSSIKIEDTPVDDPSLKILVANNSDTLRLLKMSSCPHVSSDGILCVADRCQGLRELALNYYILSDELLLALSSETHVNLEHLRIDVVSENPGQIQFHSIKKQSWDALIKHSPGVNVVMYFFLYEEEFEAFFKEETPVTHLYFGRSVSKAILGRIGLNCPRLIELVVCANGLQTLDTELICIAEHCKNLTALGLSECEVSCSAFIGFVRLCGKRLTQLSVMEDVLIPDDEYSLDKVHTEVSRHLGRMWFPDVLPVW; via the exons ATGAAGAGGAACAATTTATCTCTTGTGAATAAAATCGTCCTGTCTTCACCAGCAGTGAAACAACCAAAAGTtggcttcttctcttctctcaatCACACCCACATGCACACTGTCCTTCTAGACTGGGGGAGTTTGCCTCACTATGTAGTATTACGCATTTTTCAGTATCTTCCTTTAATAGATCGGGCCCGGGCGTCTTCCGTATGTAGGAAATGGAATGAAGTTTTTCATATTCCTGATCTTTGGAGAAAGTTTGAATTTGAACTGAACCAGTCAGCGACTTCATATTTTAAGTCCACACATCCTGATCTCATTCAGCAGATCATTAAAAAGCATGCTGCCCATCTCCAGTATGTTAGCTTTAAG gtGGATAGTAGTACTGAATCAGCGGAAGCTGCCTGCGATATACTTTCTCAGCTGGTAAATTGTTCTATCCAGACCTTGGGCTTGATTTCAACGGCCAAGCCAAGTTTTATGAATGTGTCAAAG TCTCATTTTGTGTCAGCACTTACAGTTGTCTTTGTCAACTCAAAATCATTATCATCGATCAAAATTGAAGACACACCAGTGGATGATCCTTCATTGAAAATTCTTGTGGCTAATAATAGTGATACTCTAAGACTCCTAAAAATGAGTAGCTGTCCGCATGTTTCCTCTGATG GAATCCTTTGTGTAGCTGATCGCTGTCAAGGCCTTAGAGAACTGGCATTGAATTATTACATTCTAAGTGATGAACTTCTCCTAGCACTTTCAAGCGAAACTCATGTTAACCTAGAGCATCTCCGAATTGATGTTGTGAGTGAAAATCCTGGGCAAATTCAGTTtcattctattaaaaaacaaagttgggaTGCACTTATCAAACATTCCCCTGGAGTGAATGttgttatgtatttctttttatatgaaGAAGAATTTGaggcattcttcaaagaagaaacCCCTGTTACTCACCTTTATTTTGGTCGCTCAGTAAGTAAAGCAATTCTGGGACGGATAGGTCTTAACTGTCCACGACTAATTGAGTTAGTGGTATGTGCTAATGGTCTTCAGACTCTTGATACTGAACTTATTTGTATTGCTGAACACTGTAAAAACTTAACAGCCTTGGGCCTCAGTGAATGTGAAGTTAGCTGCAGTGCGTTCATTGGATTTGTAAGACTGTGTGGGAAAAGGCTAACCCAGCTCTCTGTAATGGAAGACGTTTTGATCCCTGATGATGAGTATAGCCTAGATAAAGTTCACACTGAGGTCTCCAGACATTTGGGAAGAATGTGGTTCCCCGACGTCCTGCCTGTCTGGTGA